From the genome of Hymenobacter cellulosilyticus, one region includes:
- a CDS encoding T9SS type A sorting domain-containing protein produces MIKFRLLFTGIILFGGCWPAALAQQADAGFAPASVYAPAEVYSTLEQPDGKRIVSGAFLRANNAPAVSLSCFNPDGTLDANFQRNLGSAAYTYRVRKANNGKIFLTSAFSGEPVIAGGITRYEPLRLNADGTADATFDVGSGAAATGEPGFVNDVVPLPDGRVLVVGFFDNFNGTAANGIVRLTASGAIDPTFTPGSGAEFGDVLTAVALPSGKILIGGLFSSYDGQPCAGVARLNANGTYDPTFTQALNPTSATYNMAVQPDGKVLIAGDEFVGAQGFPLVRLLPNGTVDPSFATPTALPPGSISSFSGDAIQLQADGKIVYISNPNATGATIPGVGRLNADGTFDASFQVGAGPDKQPRTLTLLASGQLLVGGDFQDFSGTADRALAQLSSSGALEPSFLPKLQVPGSITTLLQQADGKVLAGGFFSEVNGQPLRRLARFTANGSLDATFATANSGLSGIVVDLAVQPDGRILAATTQALRRFQATGAPDNSWLGPDFTYSGLTRLMLQPDGRVLVGGNYMTSNGTAVATPLLRLLANGASDNSFTPTSTGNNRFSGVQTFALQPDGKILVAGSYRVSSSPTALRVLKRLEATGAEDASFAGGEFEGVGLSDIRLNRLELQPDGKVLVGGAFLGYNGVTVANLLRVQANGTLDPGFMAPPTTGTIYTLALQPNNRILVGGDFKSTALPTNLARLQPDGQADASFGSTAVPNNAVQALVVQAGGGIVAGGSFSALGSTSSPALGRIVAPNVLAVAAPGTVAAQTQVWPVPARGSLHILPAATAQAHTLELVDQVGRTVQQQPLRSGLSTTLALEKVAPGMYLLRVVYAEGVVTRRVQVQ; encoded by the coding sequence ATGATTAAATTCCGACTCCTTTTCACTGGCATCATTTTATTTGGAGGTTGTTGGCCGGCGGCGCTGGCCCAGCAGGCCGACGCAGGCTTTGCTCCCGCCAGCGTGTACGCCCCGGCCGAGGTCTACTCGACCTTGGAACAGCCCGACGGCAAGCGCATCGTGTCGGGCGCTTTTCTACGGGCCAACAACGCGCCGGCGGTAAGCCTGAGCTGCTTCAACCCGGATGGCACCCTTGATGCTAACTTTCAGCGCAATCTGGGCTCTGCGGCTTATACTTATCGGGTCCGGAAGGCCAACAACGGTAAAATCTTCCTGACTTCGGCCTTCTCCGGGGAACCGGTCATTGCGGGCGGTATCACCCGCTACGAGCCGCTGCGCCTCAATGCCGACGGTACCGCCGACGCCACCTTTGACGTAGGCTCAGGCGCTGCTGCCACGGGTGAGCCGGGCTTTGTGAACGACGTGGTACCCCTACCCGACGGCCGCGTGCTGGTGGTCGGTTTTTTCGACAATTTCAACGGCACGGCCGCCAACGGCATCGTGCGCCTCACCGCCAGCGGGGCCATCGACCCCACGTTCACGCCGGGCAGCGGGGCCGAATTCGGCGACGTGCTGACGGCAGTGGCGCTGCCCAGTGGCAAAATCCTAATCGGCGGCCTTTTTTCGTCGTACGACGGGCAGCCCTGCGCCGGCGTAGCCCGCCTGAATGCCAACGGCACCTACGATCCTACCTTTACCCAGGCCCTGAACCCTACCAGCGCGACGTATAACATGGCCGTGCAGCCCGACGGCAAGGTCCTGATAGCTGGTGACGAGTTTGTCGGGGCCCAGGGTTTCCCGCTGGTACGGCTCTTACCCAATGGCACCGTGGACCCCAGCTTTGCCACGCCCACCGCGCTACCACCGGGCAGTATCAGCTCCTTTTCCGGGGACGCCATCCAGCTTCAGGCCGATGGCAAAATCGTTTATATCAGCAACCCGAACGCAACGGGAGCCACCATCCCCGGCGTAGGCCGCCTCAATGCGGACGGCACTTTCGACGCTTCCTTCCAGGTGGGAGCCGGCCCCGATAAGCAGCCCCGCACCCTGACGCTGTTGGCCAGCGGCCAGCTGCTGGTGGGCGGTGATTTTCAGGATTTCAGCGGCACCGCCGACCGGGCCCTGGCCCAGCTTTCGAGCAGCGGCGCGCTGGAACCGTCATTTTTGCCCAAACTGCAGGTACCGGGCAGTATTACCACCCTGCTGCAGCAAGCCGATGGGAAAGTGCTGGCTGGAGGCTTTTTCTCCGAAGTCAACGGGCAGCCCCTGCGGCGCTTGGCCCGCTTCACTGCCAACGGCAGCCTGGATGCCACCTTTGCCACGGCCAATTCGGGTCTGTCGGGTATCGTCGTCGACTTGGCCGTGCAGCCCGACGGCCGCATCCTGGCCGCTACCACGCAGGCTCTGCGCCGCTTTCAAGCCACCGGTGCCCCGGACAACAGCTGGTTGGGGCCTGACTTTACATACAGTGGCCTGACGCGCCTGATGCTGCAGCCTGATGGCCGCGTGCTGGTCGGCGGTAACTACATGACCAGCAACGGTACCGCAGTTGCTACTCCCCTTCTGCGGCTGCTGGCCAACGGTGCTTCCGACAATTCCTTTACGCCCACTAGTACCGGCAACAACCGGTTTTCCGGTGTGCAGACATTTGCCCTGCAGCCCGATGGAAAAATTCTGGTGGCAGGCTCGTATCGGGTAAGCAGCAGCCCTACTGCTCTTCGGGTTCTGAAGCGGCTGGAGGCTACTGGCGCTGAAGATGCCAGCTTTGCCGGTGGGGAGTTCGAGGGTGTGGGCCTGAGTGATATTCGCTTAAACCGGCTCGAACTACAGCCCGATGGCAAGGTGCTGGTCGGTGGCGCTTTTTTGGGCTATAACGGGGTAACCGTCGCCAACCTCCTTCGGGTGCAAGCCAACGGTACGCTGGACCCTGGCTTTATGGCACCTCCCACCACGGGCACCATCTACACCCTGGCGCTGCAACCCAACAACCGGATACTAGTCGGCGGGGACTTCAAAAGCACGGCCTTGCCTACTAACCTGGCCCGCCTGCAGCCGGATGGACAGGCCGACGCCTCGTTTGGCTCAACGGCCGTTCCCAACAATGCCGTGCAAGCCCTAGTGGTGCAAGCTGGCGGCGGTATTGTGGCAGGCGGGTCCTTTTCCGCCCTGGGCAGTACCTCCAGTCCAGCTTTGGGCCGCATCGTAGCACCCAACGTACTAGCGGTGGCCGCGCCCGGCACCGTAGCCGCGCAGACGCAGGTGTGGCCAGTACCCGCCCGTGGCAGCCTGCACATACTGCCCGCCGCCACGGCCCAGGCCCACACGCTGGAACTTGTGGATCAGGTGGGCCGCACGGTGCAGCAGCAGCCCTTGCGGAGTGGGCTGTCCACCACGCTGGCCCTGGAGAAGGTGGCACCCGGCATGTATCTGCTGCGCGTCGTCTATGCCGAAGGCGTCGTGACCCGCCGGGTTCAGGTGCAATAA
- a CDS encoding cupin domain-containing protein, producing MSAQTIIDTLQLLPHPEGGYYKETYRAATSITTETGASRNVSTAIHYLLADADKSHFHRIQSDELWFFHQGQALEIVFIQDKQLVTITLGNAIERGEVPQAMIPANVWFGARVKGEAGFALVSCTVAPGFDFQDFELGRREALLQEYPHLRAAIEQFTRSN from the coding sequence ATGAGTGCCCAAACCATTATCGACACATTACAGCTGCTGCCCCACCCGGAAGGCGGCTACTACAAGGAAACATACCGGGCCGCTACCAGCATCACGACCGAAACAGGAGCTTCTCGCAACGTCAGCACGGCCATTCATTACCTGCTGGCCGATGCCGACAAGTCCCATTTCCACCGGATTCAGTCGGATGAGCTGTGGTTTTTCCACCAGGGCCAGGCCCTGGAAATCGTTTTTATTCAGGATAAGCAGCTGGTAACCATTACGCTCGGCAATGCCATTGAGCGGGGTGAAGTACCCCAGGCCATGATTCCGGCTAACGTGTGGTTTGGGGCCCGGGTGAAAGGTGAAGCTGGCTTTGCCCTGGTCAGCTGCACGGTAGCGCCCGGCTTCGACTTCCAGGATTTCGAGCTGGGCCGGCGGGAAGCACTACTACAGGAATATCCGCATCTGCGGGCGGCTATCGAGCAGTTTACGCGCAGTAACTAG
- a CDS encoding nuclear transport factor 2 family protein — MRTTLLLLSSLPALPATFAQRGAPRPPDPKVAQQVLQLERRWNEAIVSRDTAFISGLLAPDFLYTASDGSVNDKKTMLLAVSNPNSVVNPFQSQDVRVRQYGKNTVLLTGWFLQTGTWLGQPFALRLRFTDVFVKLNGRWQAVSAQAAVLPAARKS, encoded by the coding sequence ATGCGCACCACCCTCTTGCTTCTGTCCAGCTTGCCTGCCCTGCCCGCCACCTTCGCCCAGCGCGGTGCGCCCCGCCCGCCCGACCCTAAAGTAGCCCAGCAGGTGCTGCAGCTGGAGCGGCGTTGGAACGAGGCCATCGTCAGCCGCGACACGGCCTTTATCAGCGGCCTGCTCGCGCCCGACTTTCTTTACACGGCCTCCGACGGCAGCGTCAACGACAAAAAAACGATGCTGCTGGCTGTCAGCAACCCCAATTCCGTGGTCAATCCGTTTCAGAGCCAGGACGTGCGGGTGCGGCAGTACGGTAAAAACACGGTGCTTCTGACCGGCTGGTTTCTGCAAACCGGCACCTGGCTGGGCCAGCCTTTCGCCTTGCGCCTGCGCTTTACCGACGTGTTCGTCAAGCTCAATGGCCGTTGGCAGGCCGTGTCGGCCCAGGCGGCCGTGCTGCCCGCCGCGCGCAAATCCTGA
- a CDS encoding MerR family transcriptional regulator produces MPYKERDIEKQYFTIGEVAAQFNVAPSLIRFWETEFEELRPRKSKKGNRLYTPQDVDIFRTIYHLVKERGYTIPGARDMLKQKGPQLKEKIDVIQSLEKVRGFLVTMKKELDAIGKAQQG; encoded by the coding sequence ATGCCCTACAAAGAGCGCGACATCGAGAAGCAGTATTTCACCATCGGCGAGGTGGCGGCCCAGTTCAACGTGGCCCCGTCGCTGATTCGCTTTTGGGAAACCGAGTTTGAGGAGCTGCGCCCGCGCAAAAGCAAGAAAGGCAACCGCCTCTACACGCCCCAGGACGTGGATATTTTCCGCACGATTTACCACCTGGTCAAGGAGCGCGGCTACACCATTCCCGGCGCGCGGGACATGCTCAAGCAGAAAGGCCCCCAGCTCAAGGAGAAAATTGACGTGATTCAGAGCCTGGAAAAAGTGCGCGGCTTCCTGGTGACCATGAAAAAGGAGCTCGACGCCATTGGCAAGGCCCAGCAGGGGTAG
- a CDS encoding SRPBCC family protein: MAIIEVETRIQASPRLCYTLALSVDLHSISAQKTQESIVGGIRSGVLQLGDVVTFRARHFGIWQTLTSKITEAEFPVYFCDEMQQGAFKSMRHEHHFVAQGSGTLMRDVFTFQSPYGLLGRAVDFLLLEKYLRAFLVERGSVIKHYAESGAWQKVIKLKDS; the protein is encoded by the coding sequence ATGGCAATCATCGAGGTCGAAACCCGCATTCAGGCGTCGCCTAGGCTCTGCTACACGCTGGCGCTTAGCGTTGATTTGCACTCCATTTCGGCCCAGAAAACCCAGGAGTCAATAGTCGGCGGAATCCGCAGCGGCGTTTTGCAGCTTGGGGACGTCGTCACCTTTCGGGCCCGGCACTTTGGCATCTGGCAAACCCTGACCAGCAAGATAACGGAAGCTGAGTTTCCGGTTTATTTCTGTGATGAAATGCAGCAGGGCGCTTTTAAGTCGATGCGTCATGAGCATCATTTCGTCGCGCAAGGTTCTGGTACGCTTATGCGGGACGTATTTACATTTCAGTCACCGTATGGGCTACTAGGCCGGGCAGTTGATTTTCTTTTGCTGGAAAAGTATCTGCGCGCATTTCTGGTTGAGCGGGGCAGTGTCATCAAGCACTATGCCGAAAGCGGCGCCTGGCAGAAGGTAATCAAACTGAAAGATAGCTAG
- the dprA gene encoding DNA-processing protein DprA, translating into MLPPGKLRKIPGVGPTTVATLTGGERTTALKKAEDALRKAEKDGVQLLFYTSKRYPSRLKTIPDAPVLLYYQGTADLNQPKTIGIVGTRKATDYGREQTERLVKGFVNHRPLVISGLAYGIDIAAHRAALQEGLETVGVMATGLDVLYPAAHRKTAEKMLTQGGLLTEFAFGTQPDRYNFPARNRIIAGLSDGTVVVEAARKGGALITAEIALSYNKDVLAIPGNLGSAASEGCNDLIKANKAALYGEPADLEQLLNWDAALHQSGKFKPTPTYDPADFTPEECRLLEVLLVSKEEQMDNLSWKAQLPVNKVATLLLGLEFRGVVKALPGKKFVLV; encoded by the coding sequence ATGCTGCCCCCGGGCAAGCTGCGCAAGATTCCCGGCGTGGGCCCGACGACGGTGGCCACGCTGACCGGCGGGGAACGAACTACCGCCCTGAAAAAAGCTGAAGACGCATTGCGCAAGGCCGAAAAGGACGGGGTGCAGCTCTTGTTCTACACCAGTAAACGGTATCCGAGCCGGCTCAAAACCATTCCCGACGCGCCCGTGCTGCTCTACTACCAGGGCACGGCCGACCTGAACCAGCCCAAAACCATCGGCATCGTGGGCACGCGCAAGGCCACCGACTACGGCCGGGAGCAAACCGAACGGCTGGTAAAAGGCTTTGTAAACCACCGTCCGCTGGTCATCAGCGGTCTGGCCTACGGCATCGACATTGCCGCCCACCGCGCCGCCTTGCAGGAAGGGCTGGAAACGGTGGGCGTTATGGCGACGGGCCTGGACGTGCTCTACCCGGCGGCCCACCGCAAAACAGCCGAGAAAATGCTGACCCAGGGCGGCCTGCTCACCGAGTTTGCCTTCGGCACCCAGCCCGACCGCTACAACTTCCCGGCGCGGAACCGCATTATAGCCGGCTTGTCGGATGGCACGGTGGTCGTGGAAGCGGCCCGCAAAGGTGGGGCGCTAATAACGGCCGAAATTGCCCTGAGCTACAACAAGGACGTGCTGGCTATTCCCGGCAACCTGGGCAGCGCGGCTTCCGAAGGCTGCAACGACCTGATTAAAGCCAACAAAGCTGCCCTCTACGGCGAGCCGGCCGACCTGGAACAACTGCTCAACTGGGACGCGGCCCTGCACCAGAGCGGCAAGTTCAAGCCCACGCCCACCTACGACCCGGCCGACTTCACGCCCGAAGAGTGTCGGCTGCTGGAAGTGCTGCTGGTGAGCAAGGAAGAGCAGATGGACAACCTGAGCTGGAAAGCCCAGTTGCCGGTGAATAAAGTGGCCACGCTGCTGCTGGGCCTAGAGTTTCGGGGCGTGGTGAAGGCCCTACCGGGTAAGAAATTCGTGCTGGTATAA
- a CDS encoding protein phosphatase 2C domain-containing protein: MKIYSALQIGEYHTNHCEDYVFVGDIGPDKVLCAVMDGCTMATDSYFVSTLVGKILRKIAKEKGYQELYQSSTEINVDGYLKSVVASLFMELNIVKNQLMLERNELLTTLIIMLFDRSNQKGIVLVIGDGLVSINGYITEFDQDNKPDYLGFHLHENFDSWYESQCQKIEFDTLQDVSIATDGIFMFAPIKKVDNTDIIDPISFLLSDKTNVENADMLSLKLKTLEHVYGLKPTDDFAMVRLIA; this comes from the coding sequence ATGAAAATATATTCAGCCTTACAAATCGGAGAATACCACACGAACCATTGCGAAGATTACGTATTTGTAGGAGATATCGGCCCTGATAAGGTGTTGTGCGCCGTAATGGATGGCTGCACAATGGCAACGGATAGCTACTTCGTGTCAACATTGGTTGGGAAAATTCTGCGCAAGATTGCCAAAGAGAAGGGGTATCAGGAGTTGTATCAGTCCAGTACAGAAATCAATGTTGATGGGTATCTGAAGTCGGTAGTGGCCAGCTTGTTCATGGAACTGAACATCGTAAAAAATCAGCTCATGCTGGAGCGAAATGAATTGCTAACCACTTTAATTATCATGCTGTTTGACAGAAGTAATCAGAAAGGTATTGTCTTAGTAATTGGCGATGGGTTAGTAAGTATTAATGGCTACATTACCGAATTTGACCAGGATAATAAACCGGATTATTTAGGATTTCATTTGCATGAAAACTTCGACAGTTGGTATGAAAGTCAGTGCCAAAAAATAGAGTTTGATACACTCCAGGATGTTAGTATTGCTACAGATGGAATATTTATGTTTGCGCCAATTAAGAAGGTGGATAATACAGATATAATTGACCCCATCAGCTTCTTACTATCTGATAAGACCAATGTTGAAAATGCAGATATGCTGAGCTTAAAATTGAAAACGCTGGAGCATGTTTACGGCCTGAAACCCACCGATGATTTTGCCATGGTCAGACTCATAGCGTAG
- a CDS encoding thymidylate synthase: MQQYLDLVRHILDHGTQKTDRTGTGTLSIFGHQMRFDLQKGFPLVTTKKVHLKSIIHELLWFLQGDTNIKYLTDNGVKIWDEWADANGDLGPVYGKQWRNWPRPDGSHIDQISEVVRQLTTSPDSRRILVSAWNVAELDQMHLMPCHALFQFYVADGKLSCQLYQRSADVFLGVPFNIASYALLTLMMAQVTGLQPGEFIWTGGDTHLYSNHLEQARLQLTREPRPLPQMRLNPAVKDIFSFRYDDFTLENYDPHPAIKAPVAV; the protein is encoded by the coding sequence ATGCAGCAGTACCTCGACCTCGTCCGCCACATTCTCGACCACGGCACCCAGAAAACCGACCGCACCGGCACCGGCACACTCAGCATCTTCGGCCACCAGATGCGCTTCGACCTGCAAAAGGGCTTTCCGCTGGTTACGACCAAGAAGGTGCACCTGAAAAGCATTATCCACGAGCTGCTGTGGTTTTTGCAGGGCGATACGAATATTAAGTATCTGACCGACAACGGCGTAAAGATCTGGGATGAGTGGGCCGATGCGAATGGCGACCTAGGTCCGGTGTACGGCAAGCAGTGGCGCAACTGGCCCCGGCCCGACGGCTCCCACATCGACCAGATTTCGGAAGTCGTGCGCCAGCTTACCACCTCGCCCGATTCGCGCCGCATCCTGGTTTCGGCTTGGAACGTGGCTGAGCTGGACCAGATGCACCTGATGCCCTGTCACGCCTTGTTCCAGTTCTACGTGGCCGACGGCAAGCTCAGCTGCCAGCTCTACCAGCGTTCGGCCGACGTATTTCTGGGCGTGCCCTTCAACATTGCCTCCTACGCTCTGCTTACCCTCATGATGGCCCAGGTAACCGGCCTGCAGCCCGGCGAGTTTATCTGGACCGGCGGCGATACTCACCTGTATTCCAACCACCTGGAGCAGGCCCGCCTGCAGCTTACCCGGGAGCCGCGGCCTTTGCCCCAAATGCGCCTGAACCCGGCAGTGAAAGACATCTTCAGCTTCCGCTACGACGACTTTACGTTGGAGAACTACGACCCGCACCCCGCCATCAAGGCCCCTGTAGCAGTCTAA
- a CDS encoding energy transducer TonB, with product MRLVAILLTAGLFAGLPTLTLRAQTLNQTFKAKGAPNDISFGEGVLFRRDTLRTNGPAGVVTSYYPSGKKYQELPLANLKKGELQGTQTRWYESGQVQLTAEYAAGQRQGLLLTYYPDGSKRRREEFQQGVSRKSECYTATGQPQACTEYVLFPEYPGGLKTLLSDIGRRVKYPRQQIRKGVAGKVLINFIIDKTGGVKGAYVLKGLAPVLDEEALRVVNSLKGWTPGRLDGEPVDALFTLPVTFAIQ from the coding sequence ATGCGCCTCGTTGCTATTTTACTTACTGCCGGTTTGTTCGCCGGTCTGCCCACCCTTACCCTCCGCGCCCAAACCCTTAACCAAACCTTCAAGGCCAAGGGGGCGCCCAATGACATCAGCTTCGGGGAAGGCGTGCTGTTCCGGCGCGACACGCTGCGGACTAACGGCCCGGCCGGCGTGGTGACCAGCTATTATCCCTCGGGCAAAAAATACCAGGAGCTGCCGCTGGCCAACCTTAAAAAAGGCGAGCTGCAGGGCACCCAAACCCGCTGGTACGAAAGCGGGCAGGTGCAGCTCACGGCTGAGTACGCGGCCGGGCAGCGCCAGGGCCTGCTGCTTACCTATTACCCGGATGGCAGCAAGCGGCGGCGGGAGGAGTTTCAGCAGGGTGTTAGCCGCAAAAGTGAGTGTTACACCGCCACCGGCCAGCCCCAGGCCTGTACCGAATACGTCCTATTTCCGGAGTACCCCGGTGGCCTCAAGACCCTGCTGTCCGATATCGGGCGCCGGGTAAAGTATCCGCGCCAGCAAATCCGCAAGGGCGTGGCGGGCAAGGTGCTCATCAACTTTATTATCGACAAAACCGGCGGGGTCAAGGGCGCTTACGTGCTCAAGGGACTGGCTCCCGTGCTCGATGAGGAAGCCCTGCGCGTGGTCAACAGCCTAAAGGGCTGGACGCCCGGCCGCCTGGACGGGGAGCCGGTCGACGCTTTGTTTACGCTGCCGGTCACGTTTGCTATTCAATAA
- a CDS encoding aminotransferase class IV, translated as MLLLNDALLPTAALPLPNRGLAFGDGFFETLIFAENRLRYATEHVARMQQAAAELYLMLPAALASAAALEATLARLVQANNLPAARLRLQLWRSGGGRYTPLTDTVEWLATAEAFVADTSPVQLADFARETQTNYSPLSFCKGPQAWLYVRAARERQKRSLDDIILCDAAGHVAEAGASAVFWVRNKTLFTPSLATGCVAGVRRQHLLHVARQHHLPYVEGLFTNQDIAAAEAVFVANVAAIRPVLQLGQTCFALQHPVVEQLLGWEKMARPL; from the coding sequence ATGCTACTGTTGAATGATGCTTTGCTCCCAACTGCCGCTCTACCCCTGCCCAACCGGGGTCTGGCTTTTGGCGACGGGTTCTTCGAGACCCTGATTTTCGCGGAAAACCGCCTGCGCTACGCCACCGAACACGTGGCCCGCATGCAGCAGGCCGCCGCGGAGCTCTATCTGATGCTGCCTGCCGCGCTGGCCTCGGCAGCAGCCCTGGAAGCTACACTGGCCCGCCTGGTTCAGGCCAACAACCTGCCCGCGGCCCGCCTGCGCCTGCAGCTCTGGCGCAGCGGCGGGGGCCGCTACACGCCTCTTACCGACACAGTAGAATGGCTGGCTACCGCCGAAGCCTTTGTCGCAGACACCTCCCCTGTGCAGCTAGCCGATTTTGCCCGGGAAACCCAGACGAATTATTCGCCCTTAAGCTTTTGCAAAGGCCCCCAGGCCTGGCTCTATGTGCGGGCGGCCCGCGAGCGGCAAAAGCGCAGCCTGGACGATATTATTCTCTGTGATGCCGCTGGCCACGTGGCCGAAGCCGGCGCCTCGGCCGTTTTCTGGGTTCGAAACAAGACGTTGTTTACCCCGAGCCTTGCCACTGGCTGCGTGGCCGGGGTACGCCGCCAGCACTTACTACACGTGGCCAGGCAGCACCATTTGCCCTACGTAGAGGGCCTGTTTACGAATCAGGATATAGCAGCAGCGGAAGCGGTATTCGTCGCTAACGTGGCCGCCATTCGGCCGGTCCTACAACTGGGGCAGACGTGTTTTGCGCTGCAGCATCCGGTAGTGGAACAGTTACTGGGCTGGGAAAAGATGGCCAGGCCGCTCTAG